A DNA window from Solanum lycopersicum chromosome 3, SLM_r2.1 contains the following coding sequences:
- the LOC101249438 gene encoding uncharacterized protein isoform X3, whose amino-acid sequence MLCSISTQKSAGSNWLDRLRSSKGFSFADNRNLEQFLTHQTPNGSDSLPSSTETEIRDSNNKDNTGSESSSDPIRPVNESVLPRDQAPAASHNSGDNEELCSVVTNVLSDLFCMGESTSFPKLSVKRGSRKQTNPRFCASSEINGDAVVEGGQRKEETESLDKCRVEIKDSQVKLLEEGHNLNLAEEEDKSNANLMGFSRTEVMVIDTSCAPWKFEKLLFRKKNVWKVRDKKSKTLNLGKKKRKVDVTSEDARGEKKRKFISGHNGYAEKGRECKSSVSEGTKLSLKTHCSENR is encoded by the exons ATGCTCTGTTCCATTTCTACCCAGAAATCGGCTGGTTCAAACTGGCTAGACCGGCTCCGATCATCAAAAGGCTTCTCCTTTGCCGACAACCGCAATCTCGAACAATTTCTCACTCACCAGACTCCTAATGGATCTGATTCTCTTCCTTCCAGCACCGAAACTGAGATAAGAGACAGTAATAATAAGGATAATACCGGTTCGGAATCCAGCTCCGATCCAATTCGGCCCGTGAACGAATCGGTTCTCCCTCGGGACCAAGCTCCGGCAGCATCACATAACAGTGGAGACAACGAAGAACTGTGTAGTGTAGTTACGAATGTTCTCTCCGATCTATTTTGTATGGGGGAGTCAACTAGTTTCCCTAAGTTGAGTGTGAAAAGGGGCTCTCGCAAACAGACGAACCCTAGGTTTTGTGCTTCATCGGAAATCAACGGTGATGCGGTAGTCGAGGGTGGTCAGAGGAAAGAAGAAACTGAGTCGCTGGACAAATGTCGGGTGGAAATTAAGGATTCTCAGGTCAAGCTATTAGAGGAGGGCCATAATTTGAACTTAGCGGAAGAGGAGGACAAGTCCAACGCCAATTTGATGGGATTTTCACGGACTGAAGTAATGGTGATAGATACGAGCTGTGCACCGTGGAAATTTGAGAAATTGCTTTTCAGAAAGAAGAACGTTTGGAAAGTTCGTGATAAAAAAAGTAAGACGCTGAATTTggggaagaagaagaggaaagttGATGTGACAAGTGAGGATGCTCGTGGCGAGAAGAAACGGAAGTTTATAAGCGGGCATAACGGCTATGCTGAAAAAGGGAGAGAATGCAAGTCTTCAGTCAGTGAA GGCACCAAATTATCTCTAAAAACTCATTGTTCAGAAAATAgatga
- the LOC101249438 gene encoding uncharacterized protein isoform X2, giving the protein MLCSISTQKSAGSNWLDRLRSSKGFSFADNRNLEQFLTHQTPNGSDSLPSSTETEIRDSNNKDNTGSESSSDPIRPVNESVLPRDQAPAASHNSGDNEELCSVVTNVLSDLFCMGESTSFPKLSVKRGSRKQTNPRFCASSEINGDAVVEGGQRKEETESLDKCRVEIKDSQVKLLEEGHNLNLAEEEDKSNANLMGFSRTEVMVIDTSCAPWKFEKLLFRKKNVWKVRDKKSKTLNLGKKKRKVDVTSEDARGEKKRKFISGHNGYAEKGRECKSSVSEKLQLDDKLEGTCKRTSDSFGQASKKKQRKLKKASSSVVLIKSIPTSKKNGVGFAKNSLKPSHR; this is encoded by the exons ATGCTCTGTTCCATTTCTACCCAGAAATCGGCTGGTTCAAACTGGCTAGACCGGCTCCGATCATCAAAAGGCTTCTCCTTTGCCGACAACCGCAATCTCGAACAATTTCTCACTCACCAGACTCCTAATGGATCTGATTCTCTTCCTTCCAGCACCGAAACTGAGATAAGAGACAGTAATAATAAGGATAATACCGGTTCGGAATCCAGCTCCGATCCAATTCGGCCCGTGAACGAATCGGTTCTCCCTCGGGACCAAGCTCCGGCAGCATCACATAACAGTGGAGACAACGAAGAACTGTGTAGTGTAGTTACGAATGTTCTCTCCGATCTATTTTGTATGGGGGAGTCAACTAGTTTCCCTAAGTTGAGTGTGAAAAGGGGCTCTCGCAAACAGACGAACCCTAGGTTTTGTGCTTCATCGGAAATCAACGGTGATGCGGTAGTCGAGGGTGGTCAGAGGAAAGAAGAAACTGAGTCGCTGGACAAATGTCGGGTGGAAATTAAGGATTCTCAGGTCAAGCTATTAGAGGAGGGCCATAATTTGAACTTAGCGGAAGAGGAGGACAAGTCCAACGCCAATTTGATGGGATTTTCACGGACTGAAGTAATGGTGATAGATACGAGCTGTGCACCGTGGAAATTTGAGAAATTGCTTTTCAGAAAGAAGAACGTTTGGAAAGTTCGTGATAAAAAAAGTAAGACGCTGAATTTggggaagaagaagaggaaagttGATGTGACAAGTGAGGATGCTCGTGGCGAGAAGAAACGGAAGTTTATAAGCGGGCATAACGGCTATGCTGAAAAAGGGAGAGAATGCAAGTCTTCAGTCAGTGAA AAGCTTCAGTTGGATGATAAATTGGAAGGAACTTGTAAAAGAACATCTGATTCGTTTGGCCAGGCTTCCAAAAAGAAACAACG AAAATTGAAGAAGGCATCTTCATCAGTTGTTCTAATCAAGAGCATTCCAACAAGTAAGAAAAATGGAGTAGGTTTTGCTAAGAATTCTCTGAAGCCATCTCATCGATAG
- the LOC101249438 gene encoding uncharacterized protein isoform X1 translates to MLCSISTQKSAGSNWLDRLRSSKGFSFADNRNLEQFLTHQTPNGSDSLPSSTETEIRDSNNKDNTGSESSSDPIRPVNESVLPRDQAPAASHNSGDNEELCSVVTNVLSDLFCMGESTSFPKLSVKRGSRKQTNPRFCASSEINGDAVVEGGQRKEETESLDKCRVEIKDSQVKLLEEGHNLNLAEEEDKSNANLMGFSRTEVMVIDTSCAPWKFEKLLFRKKNVWKVRDKKSKTLNLGKKKRKVDVTSEDARGEKKRKFISGHNGYAEKGRECKSSVSEKLQLDDKLEGTCKRTSDSFGQASKKKQRYLKLKKASSSVVLIKSIPTSKKNGVGFAKNSLKPSHR, encoded by the exons ATGCTCTGTTCCATTTCTACCCAGAAATCGGCTGGTTCAAACTGGCTAGACCGGCTCCGATCATCAAAAGGCTTCTCCTTTGCCGACAACCGCAATCTCGAACAATTTCTCACTCACCAGACTCCTAATGGATCTGATTCTCTTCCTTCCAGCACCGAAACTGAGATAAGAGACAGTAATAATAAGGATAATACCGGTTCGGAATCCAGCTCCGATCCAATTCGGCCCGTGAACGAATCGGTTCTCCCTCGGGACCAAGCTCCGGCAGCATCACATAACAGTGGAGACAACGAAGAACTGTGTAGTGTAGTTACGAATGTTCTCTCCGATCTATTTTGTATGGGGGAGTCAACTAGTTTCCCTAAGTTGAGTGTGAAAAGGGGCTCTCGCAAACAGACGAACCCTAGGTTTTGTGCTTCATCGGAAATCAACGGTGATGCGGTAGTCGAGGGTGGTCAGAGGAAAGAAGAAACTGAGTCGCTGGACAAATGTCGGGTGGAAATTAAGGATTCTCAGGTCAAGCTATTAGAGGAGGGCCATAATTTGAACTTAGCGGAAGAGGAGGACAAGTCCAACGCCAATTTGATGGGATTTTCACGGACTGAAGTAATGGTGATAGATACGAGCTGTGCACCGTGGAAATTTGAGAAATTGCTTTTCAGAAAGAAGAACGTTTGGAAAGTTCGTGATAAAAAAAGTAAGACGCTGAATTTggggaagaagaagaggaaagttGATGTGACAAGTGAGGATGCTCGTGGCGAGAAGAAACGGAAGTTTATAAGCGGGCATAACGGCTATGCTGAAAAAGGGAGAGAATGCAAGTCTTCAGTCAGTGAA AAGCTTCAGTTGGATGATAAATTGGAAGGAACTTGTAAAAGAACATCTGATTCGTTTGGCCAGGCTTCCAAAAAGAAACAACGGTACTT AAAATTGAAGAAGGCATCTTCATCAGTTGTTCTAATCAAGAGCATTCCAACAAGTAAGAAAAATGGAGTAGGTTTTGCTAAGAATTCTCTGAAGCCATCTCATCGATAG